The DNA sequence TTCTTTGTGCCATCGTTTAGAGCGGACCCAGAGACGTTGGGGAGGTAAAGGGCTTTCTGGCAATGCAAATCAGACTCggaaggtatgttttgaaGCGGGCATACGGACATCTTCGCGGATGAGAACCTTTGGCGCGATCCAAGTCTTTCCCCCGTGTCTTCGCGTCATATTTAGATCGTGAAAGTACCCTTTTCCTACTTCCTTGATTCTATCGTATGTCAGCTCGATGGTCGTTTGGAGAATTCATTTCGAGTTAACTGACAAATGTCTTCGTTGGGCCATCAGGGCTTCGGTGTCCATCAGACTTTTCACTCTGTCCATGCGCGATACGGGCACCGTCGTTGGTCGCTGCCTGACACCTAGTGGCCGGTTTAGCGGCGGTAATGGCTGGTCGCTGCGCGGTGGGTCATTGAGATTTGGCAAAGGTTGCGTAGCTGGCTTTTGCTTCTCTTTCAACAAAGACTGGGAGATATGTATTGTCCTGCTGAAGCGCGGCTGTCTGGCCAACAAAGAAAAGCGTAGTGGGAGGGCCATTTCAGGAGCAATGGCGTTGGCCTCCGAGAATCGAGAACAGGTCACGGCAATTTTTGGTGACGCGCTGCCGATCACGTGCGAGGCATATATAGACGCGTTTCGTGACTTTGTTGAGCATCTTTCCACCTTGAActgcaaccaccaccatccacccAAGCCTCCCACCTCTTTCACAACTAATCTATCGACATGGTACGCAGTCTTCTACCTCATATGCTATACACACACTGATATTTCTATACTTTTAGAGCGGCAAAGGTTCGTCTTCTGCCACGACAGCCTTATCATGGCTGGATGTCTaaccttttttcttcaaatcctATAGGAAAATCCGGAAAATCTTCTGCTGGTGGCAAAATTAGCGGCGGTGGTGATGGAAAATCTCAGTCGCGCTCCGCCAAGGCCGGTCTTCAATTCCCCGTCGGTCGTGTCCACCGTCTGTTGAAGAAGGGTAACTACGCCCAGCGTGTCGGTGCTGGTGCCCCAGGTGCGTCTCCAACAGTTTCTACTTGAAGCTGGTGGCTCACAAGCTTTGTTTAGTCTACTTGGCTGCGGTCCTCGAATATCTCGCTGCCGAGATTCTCGAACTTGCGGGTAATGCTGCTCGTGATAACAAGAAACAACGTATTGTCCCACGTCATCTTCAGCTCGCCATCCGCAACGACGAAGAGTGAGTAGAGCTTAGATTTATACCGTGGAATGACTTACCTATGCCCCTTCAGGTTGAACAGACTGCTTGGGAACGTTGTCATCTCTCAAGGAGGTGTTGTGCCTCACATTGCCGCTGTAAGCCCCCTTCCAAAGTTTATCTCTTTAATAATCGGTATTCATTTTTTTATCTATTAGGAACTGCTCCCCAGCAAATCCAGGTAAGTTTAGCTCTGACTCATTTTTTGCCATGTGTTGACAACTTTTTTGCAGCAAATCCAAGAAGGACGCCGAAGAGGCATAATCTCTTTCATACTAGTATCTGTTGTAATTCAATTATTCTGTATTTTTGGCACCCCCCTTTGTTGCCTGTAGCTTTGTGGCATTAAACAAGCAATGTAATATACTCGCCTTTACACCTCATCAGACTTGGTTGCGATGATGTGGAAATGAGTCATCTTGGTTCCGCAATTGTTCAGATTGAAAAGCTAGTTGGACAACTTTTGAGAGAATTAAGAGAGATATGTTATAATGAGTGGCCAAATAAAGTGCCGTCATTAGCATTCTCTCGGTTTTGTTCTTGGCGTTTTAGGTCCAATTCGCAAACCACCCAATCTATCTTTCCAACCAGCTCCACCTTCCATCCTTCGCGCTCTCTGCGCTGGCATAGCTTCATTGGCTATCTGCCCCTTCAACTAGGCCTTTTTGCGTAGCATTCAAGTGCCCGCCATTGACTGTATTGTTCAACACTTCTTGTGCGACATCTCTTGTTGTCCGCCTTGttctcctccaccacctaGCTTGCGGAGGTAGCCAACATGCGCTGGCCAGCACCGCTCGACAAGCGGGAGACCCTCTTGATATGTCTGTCAATTACGGTCTATTTCCTTGCATATAACATCGACACGTCGATGCGGATACTGGGGATCGACCCCGCTACGACCCATGGCGCTCTGAATCGGCTCGGATGGGTCGGGACGAAGGAGATAGGGAGAGACGGGCGCAAGCCAGAAGGATGGCGAGACGCCTTGGAGAACAACATCTACGGCGACTGGACATGGAGCCGTGGGCATATTGCAGGAGATGGGGCGGAGAGGAGTCAGCCGGTGGGCACAGGACGCCACGGTGCGACTTGGACAGCGCGCGAGCCTGAACTCATCAACGCCGCCACTTCGTACAGCGACGCCAGTGTTAACGACGCCCTGACGAAATGGGGCATCAACCTCCCGCAGACGCGAGTGATCAAACACACAGCGGGTATGTGTTTTGCTCAAATTTTCACAAGGACAGCCCGTATTCATTAAGTGTGCTCTATTTTCTAGGCTACACCATCCTCGAAAACGCCTACGTCTTTGACGGGACTGTTTACTTGATTACAGATAACCCAGGATCCTTACCTCCTATCTCAGACATTGTCGAGTCTGTTGGAAATGGATTCGGCCGATGGAAGACGCTAACATCAGAACAAGCTCAGACCGTAATGGGCACCTACGGTTCATTGT is a window from the Psilocybe cubensis strain MGC-MH-2018 chromosome 8, whole genome shotgun sequence genome containing:
- a CDS encoding Histone H2A; translated protein: MALASENREQVTAIFGDALPITCEAYIDAFRDFVEHLSTLNCNHHHPPKPPTSFTTNLSTCGKGKSGKSSAGGKISGGGDGKSQSRSAKAGLQFPVGRVHRLLKKGNYAQRVGAGAPVYLAAVLEYLAAEILELAGNAARDNKKQRIVPRHLQLAIRNDEELNRLLGNVVISQGGVVPHIAAELLPSKSSKSKKDAEEA